A genomic region of Zea mays cultivar B73 chromosome 6, Zm-B73-REFERENCE-NAM-5.0, whole genome shotgun sequence contains the following coding sequences:
- the LOC103629277 gene encoding uncharacterized protein, whose translation MARWSSAASAALLGATLLYSVMALTTALAQQPGNNMQVINMDGRRNSKFTCADTKKDSKRPGCRATCPTRCPKKCLVLCPTCKTFCLCDFYPGVSCGDPRFTGADGNTFYFHGKKGQDFCILSDAGLHINAHFIGSHNSALNRDFTWIQALGIRFAHHSLYVGAARAAAWDAAADHLALAFDDDAVLLPRAVGARWSPHAAPALSVTRTADANAIVVELRGVLRVVAHVVPITAEDSRVHGYGVDAGDCLAHLDLGFKFYDLTDDVHGVLGQTYRADYVNRLNVTANMPLMGGADTFRSSGLFEADCAVARFGRNTAGTGIAMVTDGAKYL comes from the exons ATGGCGCGGTGGTCGTCGGCAGCGTCGGCCGCCTTGCTGGGCGCGACCCTGCTTTACAGCGTGATGGCTCTGACGACGGCGTTGGCGCAGCAGCCGGGCAACAACATGCAAGTGATCAACATGGACGGCCGCCGCAACAGCAAGTTCACCTGCGCCGACACCAAGAAGGACTCGAAGCGGCCCGGGTGCAGGGCCACCTGCCCCACCCGCTGCCCCAAGAAGTGCCTCGTCCTCTGCCCAACATGCAAGACCTTCTGCT TGTGCGACTTCTACCCCGGCGTGTCGTGCGGCGACCCGCGCTTCACGGGCGCCGACGGCAACACCTTCTACTTCCACGGCAAGAAGGGCCAGGACTTCTGCATCCTCAGCGACGCCGGCCTGCACATCAACGCGCACTTCATCGGCAGCCACAACTCGGCCCTGAACCGCGACTTCACCTGGATCCAGGCGCTGGGCATCCGCTTCGCGCACCACAGCCTCTACGTCGGCGCCGCCAGGGCCGCCGCGTGGGACGCCGCCGCCGACCACCTCGCGCTCGCCTTCGACGACGACGCCGTCCTGCTCCCGCGCGCCGTCGGCGCCCGCTGGTCCCCGCACGCCGCGCCGGCGCTGTCCGTCACGCGCACCGCGGACGCCAACGCCATCGTCGTGGAGCTACGGGGCGTCCTCCGCGTCGTGGCCCACGTCGTGCCCATCACCGCCGAGGACTCGCGAGTCCACGGCTACGGCGTCGACGCCGGCGACTGCCTCGCGCACCTCGACCTCGGCTTCAAGTTCTACGACCTCACCGACGACGTCCACGGCGTGCTCGGCCAGACCTACCGCGCCGACTACGTCAACAGGCTCAACGTCACCGCCAACATGCCCCTCATGGGAGGCGCCGACACCTTCCGCTCCTCGGGACTCTTTGAGGCCGACTGCGCGGTAGCAA